One window of Mesorhizobium sp. WSM4904 genomic DNA carries:
- a CDS encoding ABC transporter permease, with protein sequence MSTTVAARPSPETRISSVFRFAMLLPGGLVTFFLILFALGLVLFLAFRGNDGSLLGAGLTAENFVTVATDPLYWTVTLRSLVIAGLVTLATVVAAYPVAYYLAFHAGRRRNLLLFLVTLPFWTSYLLRVFAWKIVLAYNGVLNSAFIESGLWSEPTLAFLNTPAAVVVTLAHAYAPFAILPVYVALDTIPKSLLEAASDLGARPFTSFRRVVLPNSMPGVLAAALVVFVPTVGDYVTPAMVGGPASTMIGSLIQSQFGKANDWPFGAALSVCVMLVILCVVLLARGADRRFGSRA encoded by the coding sequence ATGTCGACCACCGTTGCAGCGCGGCCATCGCCGGAAACCCGCATCTCGTCGGTCTTCCGCTTCGCCATGCTGCTGCCGGGCGGGCTTGTCACCTTCTTCCTCATCCTGTTCGCGCTCGGCCTGGTGCTCTTCCTCGCCTTCAGGGGCAATGACGGTTCGCTGCTAGGCGCCGGCTTGACGGCAGAAAACTTCGTTACCGTCGCCACCGATCCGCTCTACTGGACGGTGACGCTGCGCTCGCTGGTCATTGCCGGCCTGGTGACGCTGGCAACGGTCGTCGCCGCCTATCCGGTCGCCTACTATCTCGCCTTCCATGCCGGGCGGCGGCGCAACCTGCTGCTCTTCCTGGTCACGCTGCCGTTCTGGACCAGCTACCTCTTGCGCGTTTTCGCCTGGAAGATCGTGCTTGCCTATAACGGCGTGCTGAATTCGGCTTTCATCGAAAGCGGCCTCTGGTCGGAGCCGACGCTCGCTTTCTTGAACACTCCGGCCGCGGTGGTCGTCACACTCGCCCACGCCTACGCGCCTTTCGCCATCCTGCCGGTCTATGTGGCGCTGGACACAATCCCGAAGTCGCTGCTCGAAGCAGCCTCCGATCTCGGTGCGCGACCCTTCACGTCGTTCCGCCGTGTCGTGCTGCCCAATTCGATGCCGGGCGTGCTGGCTGCAGCGCTCGTCGTCTTCGTGCCTACAGTCGGCGACTATGTCACGCCGGCCATGGTCGGCGGTCCGGCCAGCACCATGATCGGCTCGCTGATCCAGTCGCAGTTCGGCAAGGCCAATGACTGGCCGTTCGGCGCCGCGCTCTCGGTCTGCGTCATGCTGGTCATCCTGTGCGTGGTTCTTCTCGCGCGCGGCGCCGACCGCAGATTTGGCAGCCGCGCATGA